From the genome of Ammoniphilus sp. CFH 90114, one region includes:
- the asd gene encoding archaetidylserine decarboxylase (Phosphatidylserine decarboxylase is synthesized as a single chain precursor. Generation of the pyruvoyl active site from a Ser is coupled to cleavage of a Gly-Ser bond between the larger (beta) and smaller (alpha chains). It is an integral membrane protein.) gives MKDFVLLQLMKLMPTHAISRFIGSLAQRPVSRQFIPLFSRVFQIPVEEAEKSTMEYGTLNEFFTRKLREGLRPIATSPYAVVSPADGRIAAFGEIKEGQLIQAKGVTYTVWNLLGMKESEASAFEGGRFMTIYLSPRDYHRVHAPVEGQITDYSYIPGTLFPVNAFGVRAVKGLFAMNERLITFIQSSAGRVGVVKVGATVVGSVKVGYSKEAGTNIKAGTLVQRQLPSAIPVERGGELGFFEFGSTVVLVFEKGKVEFEDRIHEGLAVKMGEQIGQLNK, from the coding sequence ATGAAGGATTTCGTTTTATTACAACTTATGAAATTAATGCCTACGCATGCCATATCAAGGTTCATTGGAAGCCTTGCGCAACGACCTGTGAGTAGACAGTTTATCCCACTTTTTTCTCGTGTATTTCAGATTCCTGTGGAAGAAGCGGAGAAATCGACAATGGAATATGGTACCCTTAACGAATTTTTCACACGAAAGTTAAGGGAGGGTCTGCGTCCCATAGCGACCTCGCCTTATGCGGTGGTTAGTCCTGCAGATGGGCGAATCGCAGCCTTCGGAGAGATTAAGGAAGGGCAGCTGATTCAAGCAAAAGGGGTAACTTATACTGTATGGAATCTATTGGGGATGAAGGAGTCAGAGGCTTCCGCCTTTGAAGGTGGAAGGTTTATGACCATATACCTAAGCCCACGTGATTATCATAGGGTACATGCTCCAGTAGAGGGACAGATTACAGACTATAGCTATATTCCGGGTACATTGTTTCCAGTGAATGCCTTTGGAGTAAGAGCGGTAAAAGGACTATTTGCCATGAATGAGAGACTAATTACTTTCATTCAATCTTCTGCTGGTCGTGTGGGCGTCGTGAAAGTCGGTGCAACAGTTGTAGGGAGTGTGAAAGTTGGATATAGTAAAGAGGCAGGAACGAATATAAAAGCAGGAACTTTGGTACAAAGACAACTCCCTTCAGCGATACCGGTTGAACGTGGAGGCGAACTTGGCTTTTTTGAGTTTGGATCTACCGTGGTTCTAGTCTTCGAAAAAGGTAAGGTCGAGTTCGAAGACAGGATTCATGAAGGGTTGGCGGTTAAGATGGGGGAACAAATTGGTCAATTGAATAAATAA